In the genome of Pseudomonas sp. P5_109, one region contains:
- the katE gene encoding catalase HPII, which produces MSTKKPAATQSALAGTATPDRHNTNAKLESLETFRSDATDQALRTNQGVKVADNQNTLKAGARGPSLLEDFIMREKITHFDHERIPERIVHARGTGAHGFFQSYENHSVLTKAGFLQDPAKKTPVFVRFSTVQGPRGSGDTVRDVRGFAVKFFTDEGNFDLVGNNMPVFFIQDAIKFPDFVHAVKPEPHNEIPTGGSAHDTFWDFVSLVPESAHMVMWAMSDRAIPKSLRSMQGFGVHTFRLINAEGKSRFVKFHWRPTAGTCSLVWDEAQKLAGKDADFHRRDLWESIEIGDYPEWELGVQVIEEENEHAFDFDILDPTKLIPEELVPITPLGKMVLNRNPDNFFAETEQVAFCPGHIVPGIDFSNDPLLQGRLFSYTDTQISRLGGPNFHEIPINRPVSPFHNGQRDAQHRTTIDKGRASYEPNSIDGGWPQETPASARDGGFESYPERIDANKIRQRSESFADHFSQARLFFHSMSEHEREHIISAYSFELGKVEREAIRVREVNEILANIDLELARRVAQNLGLPAPARGTVEVRKTSPDHSPALSQANLLPENIKTRKVAILVANGVDKASIDAMKKALKAEGVHAKLLGPTSAPVKTADGKTLAVDASMEGSPSVAFDALFVPGGAASVKALSTDGVALHYLLEAYKHLKAIALQGEAKQLLDVLKLEVDAGLVVGADAKLIKPFLLAIGQHRVWAREAKARAIPA; this is translated from the coding sequence ATGAGTACCAAGAAGCCTGCCGCCACCCAGAGCGCCCTGGCCGGGACCGCCACCCCGGACCGCCACAACACCAACGCCAAGCTCGAGAGCCTGGAAACATTTCGTAGCGATGCCACTGATCAGGCCTTGCGCACCAATCAGGGTGTAAAGGTGGCGGACAACCAGAACACCCTGAAGGCCGGAGCCCGTGGGCCGTCGTTGCTGGAAGATTTCATCATGCGTGAAAAGATCACGCATTTTGACCACGAGCGTATTCCCGAGCGCATCGTCCATGCTCGCGGGACTGGCGCCCATGGTTTTTTCCAGAGCTATGAAAATCACTCGGTGCTGACCAAGGCCGGTTTCCTGCAGGATCCAGCGAAGAAAACCCCGGTGTTCGTGCGTTTTTCCACGGTGCAGGGGCCGCGTGGGTCAGGCGATACCGTGCGCGACGTACGAGGGTTCGCCGTGAAGTTCTTCACCGACGAAGGCAATTTCGACCTGGTGGGCAACAACATGCCGGTGTTCTTCATCCAGGACGCCATCAAGTTTCCTGACTTCGTGCACGCGGTCAAACCCGAGCCGCATAACGAGATCCCTACCGGTGGCTCGGCCCATGACACCTTCTGGGACTTCGTCTCGCTGGTGCCGGAGTCGGCGCACATGGTGATGTGGGCGATGTCCGACCGGGCGATCCCGAAAAGCCTGCGCAGCATGCAAGGCTTCGGCGTGCACACCTTTCGGCTGATCAACGCCGAAGGAAAGTCGCGCTTCGTCAAATTCCACTGGCGGCCAACCGCCGGCACTTGTTCGCTGGTGTGGGATGAAGCGCAGAAGCTTGCGGGAAAAGATGCCGACTTCCACCGTCGTGATCTGTGGGAGTCGATTGAGATCGGCGATTACCCGGAGTGGGAGTTGGGGGTGCAGGTGATCGAAGAAGAAAACGAACATGCCTTTGATTTCGACATCCTTGACCCGACCAAGCTCATTCCAGAGGAGCTGGTACCCATCACGCCGCTGGGCAAAATGGTGCTGAACCGCAACCCGGACAACTTCTTCGCCGAAACCGAGCAGGTTGCCTTCTGCCCCGGGCATATCGTCCCCGGGATCGACTTCTCCAACGACCCCCTGCTGCAAGGTCGATTGTTTTCCTACACCGACACGCAAATCAGCCGACTCGGCGGGCCGAACTTTCACGAGATCCCGATCAACCGGCCGGTGTCACCGTTCCATAACGGTCAGCGGGATGCGCAGCACCGAACCACTATCGACAAGGGGCGTGCGTCTTACGAGCCGAATTCCATCGATGGCGGCTGGCCACAGGAAACGCCGGCCTCTGCTCGGGATGGTGGTTTCGAGAGCTATCCGGAGCGCATCGACGCCAACAAGATTCGCCAGCGCAGCGAATCGTTCGCTGACCACTTCTCCCAGGCGCGTTTGTTTTTCCACAGCATGAGTGAGCATGAACGGGAGCACATTATCTCGGCCTACAGCTTTGAGCTGGGCAAGGTTGAGCGCGAGGCGATCCGCGTCCGGGAAGTGAACGAAATACTCGCCAATATCGATCTGGAACTGGCCAGGCGTGTTGCGCAGAACCTCGGATTACCGGCGCCAGCTAGAGGAACCGTGGAGGTGCGCAAAACCTCGCCCGATCATTCGCCTGCGCTGAGCCAGGCGAATTTATTGCCGGAGAACATCAAGACGCGAAAAGTGGCGATATTGGTGGCAAACGGTGTCGATAAAGCCTCGATCGATGCCATGAAGAAAGCACTGAAAGCCGAGGGTGTCCACGCGAAGCTGTTAGGGCCTACTTCGGCGCCAGTGAAAACCGCCGATGGCAAAACCCTGGCGGTCGATGCTTCGATGGAAGGCTCGCCGTCTGTGGCCTTCGATGCGCTGTTCGTGCCCGGCGGGGCTGCGTCGGTCAAGGCGCTGAGCACTGACGGGGTGGCGCTGCACTACCTGCTGGAGGCGTACAAGCATCTGAAGGCCATCGCGTTGCAGGGCGAGGCGAAGCAGTTACTGGATGTGTTGAAGCTGGAGGTTGATGCGGGGCTGGTCGTGGGGGCGGATGCGAAGTTGATCAAGCCGTTTTTGCTGGCGATCGGGCAGCATCGGGTTTGGGCCAGGGAGGCGAAGGCCAGGGCGATTCCGGCTTGA